The Alnus glutinosa chromosome 3, dhAlnGlut1.1, whole genome shotgun sequence nucleotide sequence AGCTCTATGGTACCAAAGGATAGGTGGTAAAAAAGGTGCACATGCTTTTGGAAGAATCTCTTTTCTGGTCAACAGTAGCTGCATTGCACCCTTAGAGATGCCATTATAACAGTGCTATTGCACGATTAACTATCTTCAAAACATTAAGTGAGAGAATGTGGATTTGTTATTCTCATAGTTATGTAGTTTGGAGACCCCGGCATTTTCAAGACATTAGGTCAATAAGAGTTATTCTCGTAGTTTGGAGACCCTAACCTTTCTCTGGCTTGCTATGATCCCCCCGAtcatttttttcccctcttgGCCAAGTCCTTCGCGTGCTTTCATTACTACTACTATAGCAACAATTTTGTGCAATGGTTGGTCCAGCCAACCCTGCATCATCTAGAAACCCagacaaatatatatactatgttAGAAAAATGGGGCAAATATTATttctagaagaaaagaaacaactGGAAAAAGACAGTAGGAACAGTCCAAAACCTTTAGTCACTTGCAGGGCACCAACTGGTGGCGTGGAGTTAAAATTCCAGGAAGACAAAGTTGAACTAGTAACTGGATTCCCAGGAACTGATGACGTATCTGGCTGGTAAATATACGCAGGTTCAAGCATAGCAGATGAAGATTGATATGGCCCAGTAGCTTGGGATACAACTGGAGCAGCCAGAAAAAAGGTATGAGCAAAGGGTTTCTTCGATCTGGAACAGAAATTAcaatgtaaaaagaaaaaagtgtgaaaCCATGCTAACCATTTTTAGGGGCTTTCTGTGGATATGGATGAGATGCCTTTCTCTTTGGTCGAGGCGGCGGTACATGCTCGCTTGCTCCATTCTTCTGAACCTTCAGAAAGTATTTCTGTGCATGGCTACGTATCTgacaaaagaataatattaaagaAGCCAAAGAAGACCAGTAACCCTCAGATTTCACATGCCAATATTGAAGAAAATGTGTAATCACAAGCTGTTAGGATAAACTGAAAGAAACATAACATGAAACAACAGATGCAACACCGACCCTGCCAAACATTACAGAACGCTCCAGTTGGTTGCAATTGAGTTCACGATATTGGAGAAGCAAAGCTATGTCATAAAATGCAAATATTCATGACTAATTCTCCATCACATAGGCTTAGACCCAACAATAGACAAAGTCCTTGAACCAGTGAAATTACCTGAATAACTGTCTTAGACCCAACAAATGCTTCGATTTTCTTCCAGTCGCGATCAAATCTGATAGGattcaaattaaacaaaaaataataataaaatcagaaAAAGGACAAGAGGGTTAGCTCTCATATACAGAGATGACTAGGATggccataaaataaataaatgaattcagaagtaattttcaatttaatacaCAATTCTTGAACTTGAAGCTAAAAGCACCTGGAGACTATTTTACTCGCAGAATTTCTCATTAATTTGATCTAGAATCTTCCATCGATCAAAAAGCGCTACTATTAATTTACAATCATTTCCTCAGTCTTCTCCGCAACCAAACAGAAATAAACTAATTCCGACCGCagaataaactaaaaaaaaaaaaattcaaagaacaaGTAACACTCACAGTTGGAGAGCTTCGAGAAACTTGTCGTGCTCCTGCTCCGTCCAGCTCTCCCTGGACTTGGTAATCGTATACGGTTTCCGGATCTTCTTACTCGGGTCGTCCAGGAACGACGCCGTACTAGGATTAGCAGCACCGGTGGTAGTCGAAGTCGTAGTCGTCGTCGTCGATGCGGTGGTGGTCGGCGGTGGCAGAGAATTGAGGCCCGTAAGGCCCATATTCATTGGATTATCGAAGAAGTAAAACCCCTGACCTGGGTTTGGGTTCACAGACACCATGGAGCTAGCTTTGAAAGAACCAGAATCAACCAAATCAAGTGTTCTTCCTTTTGTGTTTTCGCTTTGCGTTTCAGGCTTCTCTTGCTTTGGTTAGTCTTGTGGTTTACAAAAATGGTAATCGACCGACCCTTTACTCCTTTAAATAGTGGTGGAAGACGGAAGTGGGGAGGCATGATTCGGCGTAACCGTACACGTGGCAGGTTGTTTTGGAACTTGGGGCTGGAGAAGCACGGCGACTGTAGATGAGCCAAGTGGCGTCCTCGGATAGCGATGGGTGAATTTAAAAACCAGCTTCCACCCTATTCCTACTTTTGACGGAGTGTAAACCCTCTAGGCTAGTGGCAAAGCTAGCTTACCTAGGTCAAATGGCggccatttttgttttttctttgagaaAATTCCCTATTCTGAATCTCTGATGAAGATGTTTCGTGACGAGGGTACCGGATCCCCTCCTATTTCCCTTAAATAAATTcctctttatcttcttttcgATTGACGAAATATATAGATTTAAAGGCTAAAAAATTACCTACGACAATCACATGTTCCTCAACACCTTTCAAACGCCATTAAGgatataataataatcataagcCTAACCCGTCATGGCCTTTCTAATCAACCCGCGGCGCTTCCGTTCATCGCTGTTTATCGactaattctacatgtacattaattgtctattaaaaaataagataatttttaaaatcaatatttgataaaaaaacattttttagtaaaaatatgCTAATGGTGTTACCCAATGCACTAATCGTGTACGTTGCATTGGCGCTTTAGGTGTTTTAAGCATTTGTTGAACATGTATAACAGCTTTTCTAATAATCTTTTATGGTTCAAATTTTAACATTAATAACTACTATTTCAACggtcattttttattagttagAAACTACTGTTTCAATAGCAAAAAACTTCTCTTATAATTCTATATAAATTTTTGGCGCTCCTTGATCTAGTGTTCGACATTTTGGATTTTGTCAATAAACGATCACTCGTTCTCACATACAATGCCAAACTATTAGAACCATTTTCTTCAAGTCGAACAATAGCCAATCAACACATGCAAAAGAGAAAAGTATAAGCAATGAGCCTGCCGGAGGAGACTAGCGAGGGATAAATCCAATGCTTAAGCCAACAAAGTGTTTTGGAGAATGAAAGTAGAACAATGTTTAAGCACAGAGTTTTGAGCTAGACCCAAATGATACTTTTGCATGATTGTGAGTTACCTTTAATAGAAGCATGTATGCAACTCTTTCCCATCGGTTTCTGTACGatgattcataatttcatattcCACGTGTGACCTGTCACTCGTTTGCCTTGATTGAAACACGTCTTGTCCTCATAATTAGGGTCATATCTCAGATCATCGTAAATGCAGCAATTTAATGTCCGTGTACGTAATACGATAATCGCTTGGGAATTAATTCCCTATTACGCGTGTAGAATGCACGTGGGTTAACAGGCTAATTTTGAGCTTAAACTGTGGACCATGTAGGCTTACCAGCCCATTACCGTTaccagggacggagggaggggggggctggcaggggccatggcccccccccccaaatttcctaaaaaaaaaaattttaaggtgagaaaaaaaaaataatctaaaaaattaaaaaatttaaggtaaaaaaaaaaatttagcttacttggcccctacccaaaaaaaattttcggccattggcccctgcccataagaacttctggctccgtccctgaccGTTACCCAACATTAGTTATAGAATCAggatacatgatatgcatgttAGAGACTAACAAGTTGTATCATCATTATAAGAACAGTGTATTAAAAGCAAATGACATACCCTTGGAAACTATTTAGAATAATAGTTCACAATTCAATGACGATATGGGAAAACGACATGTACTTTAGAGATCAAGATCaagatcaaaatcaaaatcaaaatcctttctttgtttttttgtccgAACCTTTTTTATAGGTAAAAAGGGCCACATTTGTCTTTTcctaaatagaaattaaaaaaacaggCTATAAGATGTAGCCTCGTGTAGCTTATAATGTTCTGTAGAGAGCGACATGTAAAGTACCTTTGAATCGTTCCTAGGAGCCACCGAAGAAAGTTCTAGCACGCTCGGGAGCTTCTTGCTTGCCTTTTTGTCTGCTAAGATCTTGCCAATTATTCGTTGAGGCGTGTCTTCCTCACATCAACTCAAGACCGATTAGTATCAGTGCGGCCAAATCCGTTTTAATGAACAAGTTCATTTTGCCAACAATCCAATTGGGGTTTCACTCCGGTAATGGCCTCTGCTTTTAAATTGTtaggttccttttttttttttataaataaattgtcAAGTTCTTCCACGACCCTTCTGCTGAATCATTCCTTTAGCCTATTTCCAGTTATATTTCGTGCTTTGATCTTGTAGTAGGGTTTCTACCATTGTTGtactttgatttttaatgaatGTTATTTActtcaggggaaaaaaaaaaaaaattcagattcaAGCAAATGTGAGAATTCCTATAAGGCTCGTTAGTTCTAACAAGAGGTGGGCTAAACTAGGCTACTTGAAATCTGTTCGGACAaacaaaacttataaattttttttcacatttactGTTCAAATTGCAAATAATCTAGACAATATTTCTGTCTCTATTTCCTGCTGACAATGCATGGGGCAGGTTTAAATAGTAGAAAGGCTAGCTAGCACTTTCGAAGTAATGCGACTTTCAACGGTAGGTAGGGTAGGATTCATATAGATTAGGACATTTGCAGAGTTGGAAGATAACCCAAAGCATACCTTATTGAGACTCACTTTCTTTCtgctgaagagagagaaagtctgAGACTTTTCTAGAGAGCGAGGGGTGAGAGAGTTCTTGTCGTCCGGGGGGGGAGGCCTCTCGCCTCCTCCTCCCGGtcttgtttttttggttttggttccCTTGGCTGTTTGGGCCTGGGTTTTATTCACCCTGGGTCGTTTGCCCCAGTGGTGGTTGTTTTGTCTCCGAGTCTCTTGAGCTGTCGGAGTGTTTTTTCCTCCCAGTGTAGCACTGGTGGAGGTtgtgtgtttttgctttgttctttcttttcttttgttttgtctttgttgGTGCAAGCAGAGGCTTTTGGTTGATGGTTCATGGAGATAGACGGGTGTTGGAGAATGGCGGGTGTTGGAGAATGGCGGGTGGAGATGTCGTTCAAGGCTAGATCTGTTAACCTCGGCTGGCTATTTTTCGACATGAATCTTCCTTTGGCGGTCTTCGGTTTCCTCTGGTCTCGACGGTCACTTGGCGGGACCGCGTCGCGCTCTCCTGGTCGGCGCGTGATCTGCACACGCCGAGGGTTTTCTTTCTGGCCCTTGCGCGTGCGGGTCACGGCCTCTTCCTCCGGCTTCGCTAGGTGCAGATCTGGACCTCTGAAGGTCGTCCGTTGATGGGGGGGCTCCCGGAGAAGTCGAGTGCTCTGTTCGAGCGGGTTTTTCTGGCGGTCTGTTTCCTGGCTTGTCTTCCTGAGTTTCTCCTTGTTGTTGTTGtatattcttttctgttttcacAGTCTACCGGTTTCCGGTAGCTGCTTCAAGCTAGGGTTTCCCCTGGCTTAGTGGTTAGTAGGTTCTTTACCTATTAGCTACGTCTCTCGGCCTTTGGCCTTGGTTTAGCTTCGCCTTTGGGCGGTTGTAATGGTCTTCTTTCTATGTATTTGTTCTGTTACTGTAACCGTTTGTTGTTTCTCCGGGCATTTGTTCTAGCAATGAAGAAGGCTTttacgttcaaaaaaaaaaaaacccaaagcaattatttactttaaaaaagaaaaaagaaaaaattataatgtgaCACATTGTCCTAAAGGATGGGCAGCGGGGACCAACAAAATAGGTGAACTCTAGTCTCTAGGGACCCCACAGGTCATGCTCAGATACCTACACCAGCGAGATTTCCTTTTAATGGAATAGGACCTCCATTTcaaatgtttttatttaaaataaatactacatattttattgtttgaatttaacGTTGACGCATCCTTATttcatgttatttaaatttttaaaaaattgtaccAATATTAACTTCATATTCATGGATAGATACACCAACTTCAAATTCtgacattttatttgaaatgaatttGATCCTATACTCCTTTTAAATAGGACATTTCATTTAATGATTTGATCTGCCACTGGTGGAACGGCCGGGATTTCGGACTCCAGTGTGTGCTTGAAGCTTAAGCTCAAAGAAAGACAAACAACGGACTTCGGGTGCTTTTGGTGCCCACCAAATTCGAAGCATTTCACAAGAATAACACACAACAAATATGTTGGAATGGAATATCTTTTGATACACTACAACTTACATTCATTTCATATGGAGGCCGAATAAACCAGAACACAGAAGGCGTACACAGCTCATAACatctcaaaaaaacaaaaatgctttCTTTACAACTCTCGGATTGTTTTCAATTAATACAAACCTCATAGGCAGGAAAACGTAAGCATTCTTAACTCAGCGTTCAATCAAGCCAGCGAGTAACCCCATCATCTTCCTCCACAGCTGCTAAAACCTCAATGCGTACATCCAAAACCGCCTGCAGTTTGCAACAATAATTACATTTCAATAGAAAGAAAGACCCAAAGCAAAAATTGAAAGGGGGCATGGGGGTACATCAGTTGAGAGCAGCCACTTAAAGCTAATGTTAAAAACTGACTCACGCAGACAGACATCTATGCATCAAAGACAAACTAAgaatactttatttcaaaatagGGCAGAGGGGTGCAACCCAAAGTACAACAAACTGAGAATACTTGATCGTAGCAGTGCATTCAATCCCAGGCATCGTAAAAAGCAGATGGTAAACTGTGATTAACAATAGGTTGGACTGGTTGCAAACTGTAGCAATCACAGACAGGATTCTTAAACAAGGGACATTAGTAATTAACTTCTATTTTCTGCCAAGCAAATTGATATAAGAACCCCTCATACCCATATATTATGTTCTGGCGCCACGACAGCGGTAGTTTAACATAGAAAAGTTggcttctttttctctttttttttttttcaaacaatgtGATCTCGTCATTAAACAGTTAGAAGATGTTAAAAGATGTAGCTGGGAGAACCATGGGTTCCATACCAATTGTAGACTGTAGTCCTAGCATTCACATGTTTGGGGGTTTGTTGAGTTTGGGGGTTTGTTGAGTTTGGGTGCTTTTAGGgcaggtttgggtgtttgaCGGGGGCTTCAACTGTTTTTTGGGTCTTGAcatgggttttgggtgttgtgagTGCTATCTGGCCGGGAGAATTTGTCAGGTTGTGTTGCTGTTTTTGGATTCTGGGTTTGTAAGAGCTCTATTGTATACAGACTGTATACGTAAGGGCGCCTTACACTGTTTTAATAAAGTTgcattattacttatcaaaaaaatattaacatagAATTAATGGAGGCATAATCCCTTAATTCCATTGCGTTGAGAGTGCAGAAGGCGGACCAACTAAATTCCTTGGAGTCTTATTAAATTGAACTTGGGTCaggaaaagatttttttttttttttaaaaaaaaagaaatctaaatCACCAATGGCCATTATTGATCTTATTTTGCATGTGTCAATAAATATCAGCACAACTAGTTCATAGCATATGCAACCATATGAAGTAACAAATGAACTTACCGATGGATTTCTACAATTAACCAGCCGACATTCATCCAAAGGACCTTCCAACATCCAACTCTCCCAAACATCAAAGCTGTGACTAGCAAATACGAATTCCATTCTTCTATTAATCTGCCATGTCAAAATAGAAACTGCTTAAATTACCAAATAGCAAGAACTTTGAAATTATGAGTGCTTCTAAATCGTCAGGCAGTCAACTTCAGCATAAATTGTCAGATCCTACTGACAGCTAAGGGCTTCTCCTCGGCATTCAAATTGATAATGCACAAAAAATCTAACATTAACAAGCAACACTTTTAAGCACTCCAATGACAATTACAGGACAACACTCCACGTATAATTTCGTATTACCTGCAATAACTTTCCACCAGCAGCAAATGATCGCAAACCAATTGTGTCCTGAACAAAAGGCATCCATATAATGATATCAGCTAAACAGGATAGCAATTAACATGTCTAATTTAAGCTAGCTATCATTAACTGAAACCTAGGATTTCCAGCATAAACGAGATAGGTTCCAGTCAGCTAACCTTGCTTCTGAAAGCAACGAGGAACTGTGCTGCAGGATCTCTTTTGGTTACATTTGACATAGTATCAAGGAACCAACCACCACCTTTAACTCTTTGCCTTGAGACATGGAGTGCAGGACGATCTCTAGCATACAAAGCTACAACATACCCATCCTTTAACAGTTCATCAGACTTTCCACTGAGCTTCTTGCTTGATTTTGAAAGCTGGCCAGAAGTTGATTCTTGCATTGATTCTACTGGTGTTTTCCTATTTCTTGATTCTTCAGGGGAAGCAAACCGGGAACTGGAGCTTAACGCTTGATCTGTACCACTCATTGCAGCATCATCTTCTCGAAGCAAggtattttccttttctagtaCTGAGGGGTCATCTGATTTTTGCTGGGATTTTTGACGTGTATGCCTCTTCTTAGCCTTCTTACCTGATCTGCTGCGCCTTCCTTCAGATCGGGTAGCAGTACTTTGAGACAAACCTGAAACCTGGTGCGAGATCGGAGACTCTTTGGATTTATTAGGACCTTTCTTCTGGGAGCTTTCTGGACTTGCATGCACATCATCTGTCAATTGCTCACTAACTGAACCCTGCAGAGCACTTTCTTTGTCTTGCTTAtcagattgttcattttcatCACCTATttcactttcctcttcttcctcatcaGAAAAGGCGTTCTTTGGAACAACCCCATCAAAGAAGAATGTCTGCAACATAGATATAGCTTTCTCCCTTATCTCCATCCATACTTCTTCACTATAGTCTGCACTTCGCGGAAGAATCAATACATTGGGCATCTCCTTTACCTGAAACACAGCATTATAAGATACATTACTGTCACCTGATTTACTATTTTCCTAGTGGCCCTGCCTCCATATCTGTCATAGGGCTATATGCAATAACTTTACTCGGAACAACTTGTTGCAACTTTAGCAGATTTCCTACCATATCTTCTTTGTTTGCTTGTGTACTATTATAATGATCTACACCCAAACTGAAGCAGGCAACCCATTGGCATTGCCAATTCTAATTTCTATTGTTTCAGAAAAATCTCGTTCATTTAAGATGAAGCTAAATGCTTGTAAACCACAATCCCAGCAGCATCACCAAGCACCA carries:
- the LOC133864647 gene encoding protein REVEILLE 3 isoform X1 — translated: MVSVNPNPGQGFYFFDNPMNMGLTGLNSLPPPTTTASTTTTTTSTTTGAANPSTASFLDDPSKKIRKPYTITKSRESWTEQEHDKFLEALQLFDRDWKKIEAFVGSKTVIQIRSHAQKYFLKVQKNGASEHVPPPRPKRKASHPYPQKAPKNVVSQATGPYQSSSAMLEPAYIYQPDTSSVPGNPVTSSTLSSWNFNSTPPVGALQVTKDDAGLAGPTIAQNCCYSSSNESTRRTWPRGEKNDRGDHSKPEKVMPDFAQVYSFIGSVFDPNATGHMQRLKQMERVNLETVLLLMRNLSVNLASPEFEDHRRLLSLYDADPEKPKSGTSHNDPCTDQSHSTILSA
- the LOC133864647 gene encoding protein REVEILLE 5 isoform X2; the protein is MVSVNPNPGQGFYFFDNPMNMGLTGLNSLPPPTTTASTTTTTTSTTTGAANPSTASFLDDPSKKIRKPYTITKSRESWTEQEHDKFLEALQLFDRDWKKIEAFVGSKTVIQIRSHAQKYFLKVQKNGASEHVPPPRPKRKASHPYPQKAPKNVVSQATGPYQSSSAMLEPAYIYQPDTSSVPGNPVTSSTLSSWNFNSTPPVGALQVTKVMPDFAQVYSFIGSVFDPNATGHMQRLKQMERVNLETVLLLMRNLSVNLASPEFEDHRRLLSLYDADPEKPKSGTSHNDPCTDQSHSTILSA